Below is a genomic region from Kryptolebias marmoratus isolate JLee-2015 linkage group LG12, ASM164957v2, whole genome shotgun sequence.
TATTGCCACACTGTTACCACAGCTCTGTAATGGAGCAACTGCATGACGGGCCCGTAGGTGGTCATTTTGGAGCAGAGAGGACTCTGTCGCGCCTGAAAAGCAGATATTACTGGTATAATATGAGAGATGGCGTTACTCTGTGGTGCCGTACCTGCATCAGCTGTTCAGCCAAGGCTCGACCAAGGAAAACGCCCCAGGCAGCCATGGGAACTGTGCGGGTTGGTGCCCCCATGGAAAGGGTAGCAGTTGACCTGATGGGacctttaaatgaaactgagcGACACAACCGCTATATATTGGTGGTGCAGGACTATTTCAGTAAGTGGGTGGAAGCTTATCCCCTATCTGACGAGCAAGCTCCCACTGTGGCGGAGAAGATTGTGTCTGAATGGGTTTGCAGATATGGAGCCCCACACTCACTCCATAGTGACCAGGGCACCAATTTTGAATCTGCTGTTTTCCAGAGCATGTGTGAGCTGCTGGGCATTGAAAAAACACGAACTACCCCATTTCGTCCCCAATCCGATGGCCAGGTGGAACGGTTTAATGCCACTTTGCAGAAAATTCTGGCCACCACTGCAGAACGCTGCCATTGGGAGTGGGATCTGATGCTTCCATATGCACTTATGGCTTACCGGGCCACAAAGCACAGCTCTACTGGATTTACACCTAACATGATGCTGTTTGGTCGAGAAATAACCGAGCCAATTGATCTTGTTGCTGTTCCCTTCCCTGACAATGGCTGTTCCAACATCCCACAATGTGTCATGCAACAAAAAGAGAGGTTACAACTCTCTCATCAACTGGCCAGGGAGTGGCTTGGTAGGGCTTCTGAACGAGCTAAGAGACAGtataacaaaaacatgtacaaaCTACAGTATAAGGTTGGGGAAGCTGTTTGGCTCTTGATCAAGGGCACGAAGAAAGTGAGGAACAGAATACGGAAGTTCCTCCCTTCCTACGAAGGTCCCTATTTTGTCACTGGAACATTGGACGACCTTGTTTATTGCATCAAGAAGGGTCCAAAGTCACGAGCTAAAGTGGTTCATCATGATAAACTCAAGCCTTATTACGCCAGGACCCCGTTGAACAATAGCTGGGTTTTCCAAGACGCTCATGGCCCAGCAGCAGTTGAGGTACCTCCACCAGTGGTCAATGCTTCTTTGGATGTGGATCATGACGGGCCTTTAAATCCCTGGGATAGCTTCTCAGAGATGGTGGACTCCGCAATAGACGACCCATCTCAGTCTCGGTCTGTCGATTCAGCTTCGTATGGAGACAATCATATTCAGAAGGAAGCTGGCCAGGTTCTACCGGAAGACAATGATACAGAGGGTTCTGTGGGGGATCAGCGGCCGCCGGTCCTTCAAGGAGCAGGACCTCAGGAAAGACCACAGAGGAGACGCAGACCCCCTGACCGATTTGGTCAGTGGGTCAGCGGCTAGATGTCCACCTGCATAAGGATgaactcttttgttttctttatttgcctGAATCTGGGTGTAGGCGGGTTACTGCCCAGTTCAGGTGggggatataaaaaaaaaaaaaaaaaaaaaaaaaaaaaacaaaaacatgtatacAGCACGCCTGTTTCAGTTCCTAGAGTAATATGCTTCATGCAGTggattgttatttttcttttacttgccTTTGGCTAGTTATTGTAAAGGTGTATTGTCTTGCACTGTAGTCTCTGTTTACATTAGATCATTGACGAAGTGTTCTAGCTTAGATTTTGGAGGATTTGTTCTAACCAGTTATGGTTGCTGGAGTAATGTTAAATACGTTTAATCATCATCCAGAGTGGGGGTAGTGTTACAGGCCCGGCCTTTCGATAGGGGGTGGTAGAGAGCAacggggaagaagaagaagaagagctgggTGAGTTAGTTCGGGAGACGCTAGCTGTGAAGTTGGTTGTATGCTATTCGCCTTGCCAAGAGAGGAATAAAAGTTCTACAAGCTTTCATCTGCCTCCTCCTTGTTTTGCCGCCAGCGGAGCAGAACCTTTAGAGCTCGTTACCTGCAGACGAGCCGAAATAGACTTATTAGGTAACactgggggctcgtccgggatcgCTCTGCTAGAAAAAGGCGGGGGGAACGGCAAGAAATGGATGAAGGAGGCCGAAAGAATTTTCTGGAAGTTCCCAAGATGGCTGCGACTGGCGCCGACACTGCTACCGGAGTATCAACGCAAATGGAGGGAAGGAGCCGAAGAGTAAGCTTAAACCCCTTCCTGGTGGATATAGAAGAGACCCGACAGGACAATGCGGGCTTCTGTGATGAAATGGAGTGGCGTGATGATCGGTTGGTGACCAGCAGGGAATTAACTCCAGCGGCAAGTGAAGCTACACCATGGCCACTGACCCCGCCACCGTCAGAACATTACAACCCTTTTACAACGCCGGACCAGCGAACGACTAACTGCGGTGAGAGTTTAGCCCATTTCTGTCCAAGTCGTGGTGGTGCTCAGAACGTAGCATCCACGCCCCGCGTGACGACATGTTATATGGATAATAAGACTAATAGCCGAGGTGCAGCTGGATTTCCTCCTTCCCCGCTAAATGTACCTAACTGGGAACGCTGTGTAGCTTCATCGCTGACCCACGCAGTACCGCTCGTTAACCAGTCGGAGGGTTTTGGACACATACTGCAAACTTGCCCACCCGCACGACAGGATTTCCCCCACACGAGCGGAGGCTCCGTACATCATGTTGTAGGATCATTGGGCAGAGTAGAGAACAATCACAGATTTTGTATTTCACCCCAGCCGGAAAATACTTCAGTTCCGGTTCAGCACTTCGGTTCCTGTAATCTTGTACATGGATTAAACGACATAAACAGCAGTGAGTGTCGAACATGTGATGAGAAGATCCCAATACTGCAGCCAGGCCATTTTGATGGAGCAGGTTCATGGAAAGGCTTCCTTTACCAGTTTGAATGCTGTGCTACGGCTAATCACTGGACTGAAAAGACTAAAGCTGTCCAGTTAAAATTCTGCCTCACCGGTCCAGCTGGAGCCATTGTCCATAAAAATCCCAGATCAGCTGATTGGAGCTATCAGCGGATTGTTGAGGAGGTTGAAGCTGCCTATGGGGCTTCTTCAGAACATGCTGCAGCTATTGGCATCGAATTGAGGCAAAGAGTCAGGAAAACTGGAGAAGCTCTACATGTTCTAAGAGATGACATCTATGAAAAGGTCTCTGTTGTTTATGCCAACTGTACAGAGAGAGAGCAAGATCGCGTTAGTGTGGAGATTTTCACTAATGCTCTAGCAGACCCTGATCTGATCCAAAAACTGTTAGAGGAACGACCACGCACCCTTGCGTTGGCTTATGGAATCGCCCAAAGGTATGAAGCCACAAGGATGGCCGCCCGTGCAGTCACACAATTGATGCGGCCCACCGCACGCAACTCGACACCTCAAGGGGCCAGGCTAGCAATGGTGCATGAGGACCGCAACCTGACCCAATGGGGGCCACGTGAGAAACATCGACAGAAATCCATCTCAAGtaagaacaaacatttaagcAATGTCATATGTCATAACTGCTCTGGTGTGGGTCATCTACAGAGAAGCTGCCCTTCACCACACCAACCAAAAGTAAAGCAAACACATCCCAAAAAGCCATCCACACCAGACACTGTGATTATCTGCACTAAAAACGGGAAGGAGGACATGTGCATTCAAATTCTGATCCATGGAATAGAAATATGTGCCCTCTTAGACTCTGGTGCCCGGAGAAACGTGCTGTCCCTGCGTGACTTTAACTCGTTTGTTTTAGAGTGTAGACCCACCATCCAGCCATCATCTGCACAAACACTGCAGGGAATCGGGCCGGAGGGGCTGCCTGTGCTGGGAGAGGTTGTCCTCCCAGTCCATATTGGAAACAAGATGGTGGATGTGAACTTCATCATTGCTGACACAGCTGAGAGCACAGAGGTCATCTTAGGTCAACCCTTCCTGCAGCAGTCAAGTGCCTGTTTGGACTATGGGCGTAAGGAAATAACTCTGTTTGGAGAGAAGGTTCCCCAGTTAGGTTTTGAGTTCCAGGCTGGGGTACACGTTGTGAGGGTGGCCCGTACCACGGTCCTGGAGCCTGGGCGCGAGTATGTGGTGCCTGGTCTCTACCGACCTTGCCATACGGCCAGCAGGGTTCTCATGCTGAGCCCCACTAAAGCCTTCATTGAAAAGCACAATGTTCTTGTGGCCCATGTTGttgtccagcagcagcagtcagccAGCTTACCCATCCGGATCTTCAACCCTGGCACCATCCCTGTTAAGGTAAACAAAGGAGCGGTGGCTGGAGTGCTTCAGCCAGTTCAGGTTGTTGCAGGAAAGGAGCTCCAGGCAGCTGGAGCAGACAGAGCCAATATTGTGCATGAATCTGTTAACCCTGTCCCTTTTTCTATACCGAACCATCTCCAGGAACTGTATGCTGACAGCTGTGGTGGATTGTTGGAAGAGGACCGTCGTCAACTGGGCCAGTTATTGCAGCGATATGGCGATGTGTTCTCCACTGGCCCAAATGATTTGGGTCGCACCAGCATTGTGAAACATGACATCCTGACCACTGTAGGACCTCCTGTGAAGCAGCCCCCCCGGAAAATGGCTCggcagaaacaggaagcagctgaccAGCAGGTGCTTCAGAGCTTGGAGGCTGGCCTTGCCCAACCCAGTAATAGCAGCTGGGCAGCACCAATTGTGATGGTAAGAAAGAAGGATCAGAGCTCTAGGCTCTGTGTGGATTACAGGGCCCTGAATGAACAAACAATTAAGGATGCGTACCCACTGCCTCGGATTCAAGACACCCTGGACACCCTCTCCACGGCTAAGTTCTTCAGCACACTCGACCTAACATCTGGGTACTGGCAAGTGGAAATGACACCTCGGGCGAGAAGAGCCGCTGCATTCTGCACACGTAAGGGGCTTTTTGAATGGAACGTGATGCCTTTTGGACTGTGTAATGCTCCAGCCACGTTTCAAAGGCTCATGGACCGTGTCTTGGCAGGGCTGCAATGGGAGACCTGTTTGGTTTATCTCGATGACATTATAGTTCTAGGACGAGACACTGGTCAGATGTTGGAGCGACTGGAGCATGTGTTTGCCAGGCTGCGTGGAGCTAACCTGAAGCTCAAACCCTCCAAATGCTGCCTGTTTCGGGAGCAAGTAATTTTCTTAGGCCACAAAGTTTCAGCTGAAGGGGTTGCCACAGACCCGCAGAAGATTCAGCGTGTACAGGAGTGGCCCACCCCTCGAAACGTGAGAGAGGTGCGACAGTTTGTGGGGCTAGCTTCATATTATCGCCGTTACGTAGAAAATTTTGCCACAGTTGCCAAGCCACTCCACGAGCTCACCAAAAAGTATGCTCGTTTTAACTGGTCAACTCAATGCCAGGAGGCTCTTGAAGAGTTAAAACGGCGCCTGACGTCAGCGCCTGTCCTCGGCTACCCTCTGGATAGTGGTGAGTTGCTCCTCGACACTGATGCCAGTGACTGTGGTATCGGTGCCGTTCTCTCTCAGATacaggagggggaggagagagTCCTGGCGTATGGCAGCAAATGTCTGTCGGCTACTGAGAGGAACTACTGCACCACTAGACGGGAACTTTTGGCTGTGGTGGAGTTCACCTCACATTTCAGACAATACCTGCTGGGGCGACACTTTACCATTCGAACTGACCACAGCAGCCTACGGTGGCTCACCAGACTGAGGGAGCCTGAAGGTCAACTTGCTCGCTGGTTAGAGAAACTGGCGGAGTATGATTTCCAGGTGGTTCACCGCCCAGGAATTAAACACCTAAATGCGGATGCTCTTTCCAGGAAGCCCTGCCGTGAGAACTGTGTATGTCACATATCAGATCCAGAGCTGGGCAGGAAACAGTTTCAACACAAGGCTGTGCAGTGTGACCTAATGCATAGCTCATCAGCCCAAACTGACTTTTCAACTTCCCCAGGGCGACCTCTAGTGGGGGTAGTGGGCAACTGTATAAATGGCAACAGGGAGAACTCCACTCATCCCAAAGTCCACCAGGTGAGCGAAGCACCTCAGCCTAACCTGTTCCGTGGTTGGACTAATGAGCAGCTTGCTGCCGCCCAAAAGAATGACCCTGACATCGGACCAGTTTGGGAATGGATGGATAAAGGGGAAAATCGTCCGGCCTGGGCCAGCATAGCAGCATGTAGCCCGGCCACCAAAGCTCTGTGGTCACAGTGGAAGAGACTCTACAGGAAAGATGGAATCATGTTGAGGAAGTTTTATTGCAGTGGGGGCAAAGTTTTCTACCCACAGATAGTATTGCCACACTGTTACCACAGCTCTGTAATGGAGCAACTGCATGACGGGCCCGTAGGTGGTCATTTTGGAGCAGAGAGGACTCTGTCGCGCCTGAAAAGCAGATATTACTGGTATAATATGAGAGATGGCGTTACTCTGTGGTGCCGTACCTGCATCAGCTGTTCAGCCAAGGCTCGACCAAGGAAAACGCCCCAGGCAGCCATGGGAACTGTGCGGGTTGGTGCCCCCATGGAAAGGGTAGCAGTTGACCTGATGGGacctttaaatgaaactgagcGACACAACCGCTATATATTGGTGGTGCAGGACTATTTCAGTAAGTGGGTGGAAGCTTATCCCCTATCTGACGAGCAAGCTCCCACTGTGGCGGAGAAGATTGTGTCTGAATGGGTTTGCAGATATGGAGCCCCACACTCACTCCATAGTGACCAGGGCACCAATTTTGAATCTGCTGTTTTCCAGAGCATGTGTGAGCTGCTGGGCATTGAAAAAACACGAACTACCCCATTTCGTCCCCAATCCGATGGCCAGGTGGAACGGTTTAATGCCACTTTGCAGAAAATTCTGGCCACCACTGCAGAACGCTGCCATTGGGAGTGGGATCTGATGCTTCCATATGCACTTATGGCTTACCGGGCCACAAAGCACAGCTCTACTGGATTTACACCTAACATGATGCTGTTTGGTCGAGAAATAACCGAGCCAATTGATCTTGTTGCTGTTCCCTTCCCTGACAATGGCTGTTCCAACATCCCACAATGTGTCATGCAACAAAAAGAGAGGTTACAACTCTCTCATCAACTGGCCAGGGAGTGGCTTGGTAGGGCTTCTGAACGAGCTAAGAGACAGtataacaaaaacatgtacaaaCTACAGTATAAGGTTGGGGAAGCTGTTTGGCTCTTGATCAAGGGCACGAAGAAAGTGAGGAACAGAATACGGAAGTTCCTCCCTTCCTACGAAGGTCCCTATTTTGTCACTGGAACATTGGACGACCTTGTTTATTGCATCAAGAAGGGTCCAAAGTCACGAGCTAAAGTGGTTCATCATGATAAACTCAAGCCTTATTACGCCAGGACCCCGTTGAACAATAGCTGGGTTTTCCAAGACGCTCATGGCCCAGCAGCAGTTGAGGTACCTCCACCAGTGGTCAATGCTTCTTTGGATGTGGATCATGACGGGCCTTTAAATCCCTGGGATAGCTTCTCAGAGATGGTGGACTCCGCAATAGACGACCCATCTCAGTCTCGGTCTGTCGATTCAGCTTCGTATGGAGACAATCATATTCAGAAGGAAGCTGGCCAGGTTCTACCGGAAGACAATGATACAGAGGGTTCTGTGGGGGATCAGCGGCCGCCGGTCCTTCAAGGAGCAGGACCTCAGGAAAGACCACAGAGGAGACGCAGACCCCCTGACCGATTTGGTCAGTGGGTCAGCGGCTAGATGTCCACCTGCATAAGGATgaactcttttgttttctttatttgcctGAATCTGGGTGTAGGCGGGTTACTGCCCAGTTCAGGTGggggatataaaaaaaaaaaaaaaaaaaaaaaaaaaaaacaaaaacatgtatacAGCACGCCTGTTTCAGTTCCTAGAGTAATATGCTT
It encodes:
- the LOC112450525 gene encoding uncharacterized protein LOC112450525 produces the protein MCIQILIHGIEICALLDSGARRNVLSLRDFNSFVLECRPTIQPSSAQTLQGIGPEGLPVLGEVVLPVHIGNKMVDVNFIIADTAESTEVILGQPFLQQSSACLDYGRKEITLFGEKVPQLGFEFQAGVHVVRVARTTVLEPGREYVVPGLYRPCHTASRVLMLSPTKAFIEKHNVLVAHVVVQQQQSASLPIRIFNPGTIPVKVNKGAVAGVLQPVQVVAGKELQAAGADRANIVHESVNPVPFSIPNHLQELYADSCGGLLEEDRRQLGQLLQRYGDVFSTGPNDLGRTSIVKHDILTTVGPPVKQPPRKMARQKQEAADQQVLQSLEAGLAQPSNSSWAAPIVMVRKKDQSSRLCVDYRALNEQTIKDAYPLPRIQDTLDTLSTAKFFSTLDLTSGYWQVEMTPRARRAAAFCTRKGLFEWNVMPFGLCNAPATFQRLMDRVLAGLQWETCLVYLDDIIVLGRDTGQMLERLEHVFARLRGANLKLKPSKCCLFREQVIFLGHKVSAEGVATDPQKIQRVQEWPTPRNVREVRQFVGLASYYRRYVENFATVAKPLHELTKKYARFNWSTQCQEALEELKRRLTSAPVLGYPLDSGELLLDTDASDCGIGAVLSQIQEGEERVLAYGSKCLSATERNYCTTRRELLAVVEFTSHFRQYLLGRHFTIRTDHSSLRWLTRLREPEGQLARWLEKLAEYDFQVVHRPGIKHLNADALSRKPCRENCVCHISDPELGRKQFQHKAVQCDLMHSSSAQTDFSTSPGRPLVGVVGNCINGNRENSTHPKVHQVSEAPQPNLFRGWTNEQLAAAQKNDPDIGPVWEWMDKGENRPAWASIAACSPATKALWSQWKRLYRKDGIMLRKFYCSGGKVFYPQIVLPHCYHSSVMEQLHDGPVGGHFGAERTLSRLKSRYYWYNMRDGVTLWCRTCISCSAKARPRKTPQAAMGTVRVGAPMERVAVDLMGPLNETERHNRYILVVQDYFSKWVEAYPLSDEQAPTVAEKIVSEWVCRYGAPHSLHSDQGTNFESAVFQSMCELLGIEKTRTTPFRPQSDGQVERFNATLQKILATTAERCHWEWDLMLPYALMAYRATKHSSTGFTPNMMLFGREITEPIDLVAVPFPDNGCSNIPQCVMQQKERLQLSHQLAREWLGRASERAKRQYNKNMYKLQYKVGEAVWLLIKGTKKVRNRIRKFLPSYEGPYFVTGTLDDLVYCIKKGPKSRAKVVHHDKLKPYYARTPLNNSWVFQDAHGPAAVEVPPPVVNASLDVDHDGPLNPWDSFSEMVDSAIDDPSQSRSVDSASYGDNHIQKEAGQVLPEDNDTEGSVGDQRPPVLQGAGPQERPQRRRRPPDRFGQWVSEREQDRVSVEIFTNALADPDLIQKLLEERPRTLALAYGIAQRYEATRMAARAVTQLMRPTARNSTPQGARLAMVHEDRNLTQWGPREKHRQKSISSKNKHLSNVICHNCSGVGHLQRSCPSPHQPKVKQTHPKKPSTPDTVIICTKNGKEDMCIQILIHGIEICALLDSGARRNVLSLRDFNSFVLECRPTIQPSSAQTLQGIGPEGLPVLGEVVLPVHIGNKMVDVNFIIADTAESTEVILGQPFLQQSSACLDYGRKEITLFGEKVPQLGFEFQAGVHVVRVARTTVLEPGREYVVPGLYRPCHTASRVLMLSPTKAFIEKHNVLVAHVVVQQQQSASLPIRIFNPGTIPVKVNKGAVAGVLQPVQVVAGKELQAAGADRANIVHESVNPVPFSIPNHLQELYADSCGGLLEEDRRQLGQLLQRYGDVFSTGPNDLGRTSIVKHDILTTVGPPVKQPPRKMARQKQEAADQQVLQSLEAGLAQPSNSSWAAPIVMVRKKDQSSRLCVDYRALNEQTIKDAYPLPRIQDTLDTLSTAKFFSTLDLTSGYWQVEMTPRARRAAAFCTRKGLFEWNVMPFGLCNAPATFQRLMDRVLAGLQWETCLVYLDDIIVLGRDTGQMLERLEHVFARLRGANLKLKPSKCCLFREQVIFLGHKVSAEGVATDPQKIQRVQEWPTPRNVREVRQFVGLASYYRRYVENFATVAKPLHELTKKYARFNWSTQCQEALEELKRRLTSAPVLGYPLDSGELLLDTDASDCGIGAVLSQIQEGEERVLAYGSKCLSATERNYCTTRRELLAVVEFTSHFRQYLLGRHFTIRTDHSSLRWLTRLREPEGQLARWLEKLAEYDFQVVHRPGIKHLNADALSRKPCRENCVCHISDPELGRKQFQHKAVQCDLMHSSSAQTDFSTSPGRPLVGVVGNCINGNRENSTHPKVHQVSEAPQPNLFRGWTNEQLAAAQKNDPDIGPVWEWMDKGENRPAWASIAACSPATKALWSQWKRLYRKDGIMLRKFYCSGGKVFYPQIVLPHCYHSSVMEQLHDGPVGGHFGAERTLSRLKSRYYWYNMRDGVTLWCRTCISCSAKARPRKTPQAAMGTVRVGAPMERVAVDLMGPLNETERHNRYILVVQDYFSKWVEAYPLSDEQAPTVAEKIVSEWVCRYGAPHSLHSDQGTNFESAVFQSMCELLGIEKTRTTPFRPQSDGQVERFNATLQKILATTAERCHWEWDLMLPYALMAYRATKHSSTGFTPNMMLFGREITEPIDLVAVPFPDNGCSNIPQCVMQQKERLQLSHQLAREWLGRASERAKRQYNKNMYKLQYKVGEAVWLLIKGTKKVRNRIRKFLPSYEGPYFVTGTLDDLVYCIKKGPKSRAKVVHHDKLKPYYARTPLNNSWVFQDAHGPAAVEVPPPVVNASLDVDHDGPLNPWDSFSEMVDSAIDDPSQSRSVDSASYGDNHIQKEAGQVLPEDNDTEGSVGDQRPPVLQGAGPQERPQRRRRPPDRFGQWVSG